The following proteins are encoded in a genomic region of Deltaproteobacteria bacterium:
- a CDS encoding competence/damage-inducible protein A, whose product MSTAGIVIIGNEILTGKVQDENTPWLLRELRRQGVDVPRVHVIADVIAEIARDVREFSREYDYVLTSGGVGPTHDDVTMDGVAAAFDVPLEQNAEMTGMLNSALRGREPNASMIKMCMLPVGATLIATKDLWFPLVQVRNVYVFPGIPRLLQAKFDSAREMFRGEPVFLRRVYVSLIESDIAHDLNELLVEFSELMLGSYPRTAADADYMTMLTLESRDRDYADRATQSLVKRMPSGAVLRVE is encoded by the coding sequence ATGTCCACCGCCGGCATCGTGATCATCGGCAACGAGATCCTGACCGGAAAGGTGCAGGACGAGAACACCCCCTGGCTGCTGCGCGAGCTGCGCCGCCAGGGCGTCGACGTTCCGCGCGTGCACGTGATTGCCGACGTGATCGCCGAGATCGCGCGCGACGTGCGCGAGTTCTCACGCGAGTACGACTACGTGCTCACCTCGGGCGGCGTCGGCCCGACACACGATGACGTCACCATGGACGGCGTCGCGGCGGCCTTCGACGTGCCGCTGGAGCAGAACGCCGAGATGACCGGGATGCTGAACTCGGCGCTTCGCGGCCGCGAGCCGAACGCGAGCATGATCAAGATGTGCATGCTCCCCGTCGGCGCCACGCTGATCGCGACCAAGGATCTCTGGTTCCCGCTGGTTCAGGTGCGAAACGTGTACGTGTTCCCGGGAATCCCGCGGCTCTTGCAGGCCAAGTTCGACTCCGCGCGCGAGATGTTCCGCGGCGAGCCCGTGTTCCTGCGCCGCGTCTACGTGAGCCTGATCGAGAGCGACATCGCGCACGACCTGAACGAGCTCCTGGTCGAGTTCAGCGAGCTCATGCTCGGCAGCTACCCGCGCACCGCCGCCGACGCCGATTACATGACCATGCTCACGCTCGAATCCCGCGACCGGGATTACGCCGACCGCGCCACCCAGTCGCTGGTGAAGCGCATGCCCAGCGGAGCGGTGCTGCGCGTGGAGTGA
- a CDS encoding 2Fe-2S iron-sulfur cluster binding domain-containing protein, producing MPTVRLLPKGIELRVPKGARLIDVVREAGLPIARACGDDLVCGKCGVRIVSGRVSREAPVERRAKQRNRVAPDLRLACALRVNHDLSVSADYW from the coding sequence GTGCCGACGGTCCGCCTGCTTCCGAAGGGCATCGAGCTCCGGGTGCCGAAGGGCGCGCGGCTGATCGACGTCGTGCGCGAGGCCGGGCTTCCGATCGCGCGCGCCTGCGGCGACGACCTGGTCTGCGGCAAGTGCGGCGTGCGGATCGTGTCGGGCCGGGTCTCGCGCGAGGCGCCGGTGGAGCGCCGCGCGAAGCAGCGCAACCGCGTCGCGCCCGACCTGCGGCTCGCCTGCGCGCTGCGCGTGAATCACGACCTCTCGGTCTCGGCGGACTACTGGTGA
- a CDS encoding DUF4079 family protein codes for MSLRDNSFGASGPESRLQIASRAVRWLAYLHPIAMFAVLALGLIVMLEGLQIRQARVLRRPYANRRHRRFARVFLFLAVSGFASGLASMAFLRDKPVFESVHALLTSLALAGFLVGAGLGRKLERDLGSPLRAPHAIVASLGLLFALAALVAGFAILP; via the coding sequence ATGAGCCTTCGAGATAACAGTTTCGGCGCGTCTGGACCAGAGAGCCGCCTGCAGATAGCCTCGCGCGCCGTGCGCTGGCTCGCCTACCTACACCCGATTGCGATGTTCGCGGTGCTCGCGCTCGGGCTGATCGTGATGCTCGAGGGCCTGCAGATCCGCCAGGCGCGGGTGCTGCGCCGCCCCTACGCGAACCGGCGTCACCGCCGCTTCGCGCGCGTCTTCCTGTTCCTGGCGGTCTCCGGCTTCGCCTCGGGCCTGGCCTCGATGGCGTTCCTGCGCGACAAGCCGGTCTTCGAATCCGTGCACGCGCTGCTCACGAGCCTGGCGCTGGCGGGCTTCCTGGTCGGGGCGGGCCTGGGCCGCAAGCTGGAGCGGGACCTCGGCTCGCCGCTTCGCGCCCCGCACGCAATCGTCGCCAGCCTGGGTCTGCTCTTTGCCCTGGCCGCCCTGGTCGCGGGCTTCGCGATCCTGCCTTAG
- a CDS encoding LL-diaminopimelate aminotransferase, translating into MARINDHYLKLASGYLFPEIGRRVRAFQDANPKAEIIRLGIGDVVLPIPASIRDAMHRAIDELGAEATFRGYGPEQGYDFLREAIAEHDFKSRGASISPDEIFVSDGSKCDSGNIQEIFASAARIAVPDPVYPVYVDTNVMAGRTGPAGDDGRYEGITYLPCNEANGFRPAPPDRPVDLVYLCFPNNPTGAVATAADLAAWVRWAKANDAVLLYDAAYAAYITDPSLPRSIYEIPGAREVAIEFRSFSKLAGFTGLRCAYVVIPKELVGRDAKGDPVELHRLWLRRQTTKFNGASFPIQAGAAACYTEQGRRETQASIDYYMANARTIRKAMTDVGLRVFGAENAPYAWIATPDGVGSWDFFDRLLQRAHVVCTPGAGFGACGEGYVRLSAFGKAEKIETALSRVRRELGGA; encoded by the coding sequence ATGGCCCGGATCAACGACCACTACCTGAAGCTCGCCAGCGGCTACCTGTTTCCCGAGATCGGCCGGCGCGTCCGCGCGTTCCAGGACGCCAACCCGAAGGCCGAGATCATCCGGCTCGGCATCGGCGACGTGGTGCTGCCGATTCCGGCCTCGATCCGCGACGCGATGCACCGCGCGATCGACGAGCTCGGCGCCGAGGCGACCTTCCGCGGCTACGGACCAGAGCAGGGCTACGACTTCCTGCGCGAGGCGATCGCCGAGCACGACTTCAAGTCGCGCGGCGCCAGCATCTCGCCCGACGAGATCTTCGTCTCCGACGGCAGCAAGTGCGACAGCGGGAACATCCAGGAGATCTTCGCCTCGGCCGCGCGGATCGCCGTACCCGATCCGGTGTACCCGGTCTACGTCGACACGAACGTGATGGCGGGCCGCACCGGCCCGGCCGGCGACGACGGCCGCTACGAGGGAATCACCTATCTGCCCTGCAACGAGGCGAACGGATTCCGGCCCGCACCGCCGGACCGGCCGGTGGACCTGGTCTACCTGTGCTTTCCGAACAACCCGACCGGCGCGGTGGCGACCGCGGCCGACCTCGCGGCGTGGGTGCGCTGGGCGAAGGCGAACGACGCCGTGCTGCTCTACGACGCGGCCTACGCGGCGTACATCACGGATCCGTCGCTGCCGCGCTCGATCTACGAGATCCCGGGCGCGCGCGAGGTCGCGATCGAGTTCCGAAGCTTCTCCAAGCTCGCCGGCTTCACGGGCCTGCGCTGCGCGTACGTCGTGATCCCGAAGGAGCTGGTCGGCCGCGACGCGAAGGGCGACCCCGTCGAGCTGCACAGGCTCTGGCTGCGAAGGCAGACCACGAAGTTCAACGGCGCGAGCTTCCCGATCCAGGCCGGCGCCGCGGCCTGCTACACCGAGCAGGGTCGGCGCGAGACGCAGGCGAGCATCGACTACTACATGGCGAACGCGCGCACGATACGGAAGGCGATGACGGACGTGGGGCTGCGCGTGTTCGGCGCCGAGAACGCCCCCTACGCCTGGATTGCGACACCGGACGGCGTCGGATCGTGGGACTTCTTCGACCGGCTGCTGCAGCGCGCGCACGTGGTCTGCACGCCGGGCGCGGGCTTCGGCGCCTGCGGCGAGGGCTACGTGCGGCTCTCCGCGTTCGGCAAGGCCGAGAAGATCGAGACGGCGCTGTCGCGGGTGCGCCGGGAGCTCGGCGGCGCGTAG
- a CDS encoding PAS domain S-box protein — MGVEEAALLRAAVAHLERYRSAIDDEVNRRLARAEPAPEVRAEVIRRFRTFVRLASLSPDAARVSLDGLGGNSALALENTIQTAVAVANSFGATPELAGALVDMEARFRSGVRRILAPEEREEKRERSKKRPTPNAGRRVRGAIDRISDTYVALNLDSSAIFDVNPAAEALFATDAARLIGSSLSAFIAPADQLVWRELESRLDAGEDSGPIELTVARPNGDYVPVELTIASHSISGKRLAIFIARERVKPALDFGGRV; from the coding sequence ATGGGGGTGGAAGAGGCTGCGCTGCTGCGCGCCGCGGTCGCTCACTTGGAGCGGTACCGCAGCGCGATCGACGACGAGGTGAACCGTCGCCTCGCCCGCGCCGAGCCCGCGCCCGAAGTCCGCGCCGAGGTGATCCGCCGCTTTCGCACCTTCGTGCGCCTGGCCAGCCTGTCGCCCGACGCGGCGCGCGTCTCGCTCGACGGGCTGGGCGGAAACTCGGCGCTCGCGCTCGAGAACACGATCCAGACCGCGGTCGCGGTCGCGAACTCGTTCGGCGCCACGCCCGAGCTGGCCGGCGCGCTCGTCGACATGGAGGCGCGCTTCCGATCCGGCGTGCGGCGCATTCTCGCGCCGGAGGAGCGCGAGGAGAAACGCGAGCGGAGCAAGAAGCGTCCGACGCCGAACGCGGGCCGGCGCGTGCGCGGCGCGATCGACCGGATCTCCGACACCTACGTGGCGCTGAATCTGGATTCGAGCGCGATCTTCGACGTGAACCCGGCCGCCGAGGCGCTCTTCGCCACCGACGCCGCGCGCCTGATCGGAAGCTCGTTGTCCGCCTTCATCGCGCCGGCGGACCAGCTCGTCTGGCGCGAGCTCGAGAGCCGTCTCGACGCGGGCGAAGACTCCGGCCCGATCGAGCTCACCGTCGCGCGGCCGAACGGCGACTACGTGCCGGTCGAGCTCACGATCGCAAGTCACAGTATCTCGGGAAAGCGGCTCGCGATCTTCATCGCGCGCGAGCGGGTGAAGCCGGCGCTCGATTTCGGCGGCCGCGTCTAG